A region from the Hydra vulgaris chromosome 10, alternate assembly HydraT2T_AEP genome encodes:
- the LOC136086408 gene encoding LOW QUALITY PROTEIN: MAP kinase-activated protein kinase 5-like (The sequence of the model RefSeq protein was modified relative to this genomic sequence to represent the inferred CDS: substituted 1 base at 1 genomic stop codon): MIPTKQAAYTETLISKAEGIISKNFLVKLTDFEFAKIDKGNLVTPQFTLYYVSPQVLEAQRFHXAQKMGNIPIESEPYTYVKSCDTWSLGVIIYIMLCGYPPFHSENPRKQLSQGRKQKIMEGEYDFPTSEWSKISDLAKDVIKRF, from the exons ATGATACCAACAAAGCAAGCAGCCTATACTGAAACTCTGATATCCAAGGCTGAAGGCATTATCTCAAAA aattttttagtGAAGCTTACAGACTTTGAATTTGCAAAAATTGATAAAGGAAATCTTGTTACTCCCCAGTTTACTCTTTATTATGTGTCTCCCCAA GTTCTTGAAGCCCAAAGATTTCATTGAGCTCAAAAAATGGGAAATATACCTATTGAAAGTGAGCCCTACACATATGTTAAA AGTTGTGATACTTGGAGTCTTGGagttatcatatatataatgttGTGTGGGTACCCTCCATTTCATTCTGAAAATCCACGCAAGCAGTTATCGCAAGGaaggaaacaaaaaataatggaagGAGAATATGACTTTCCTACATCAGAATGGTCAAAAATATCTGACCTAGCCAAAGATGTTatcaaaaggttttga
- the LOC136086409 gene encoding uncharacterized protein LOC136086409, translating to MAVTIDQIEKMMKKMFKEFKKETESMIKQQEKNIKTIKKEVEDIKVSLNFHEHLIDEKIRSVVNSQEKCITTSAIQSNESAFIKIRGKLREMEDRSRRNNLRIDGVKENDGESWEDSEMKVNKIFENYLGLKGIKIERAHRTGQKNSVKPRTIIIKLLDFKDKIDILKKTTNLKGKNIYINEDFCAETVQIRKNLREQMKIERAAGKFATISYDKLIIRDWASKKSNNLIS from the exons atggcagtTACAATCGATCAAATAgagaaaatgatgaaaaaaatgtttaaggagtttaaaaaagaaactgaaagcatgataaaacaacaagaaaagaAT atcaaaacaataaaaaaagaggtTGAAGATATTAAAGTGAGTCTAAATTTTCACGAACACTTAATAGATGAAAAAATTAGGTCTGTTGTTAATTCACAAGAGAAGTGTATAACAACAAGCGCAATTCAAAGTAACGAATcagcatttattaaaattagggGCAAACTAAGAGAAATGGAAGATCGATCACGGCGGAACAATCTGAGAATTGACGGAGTTAAAGAAAACGATGGGGAAAGCTGGGAAGACAGCGAAATGaaggtaaataaaatttttgaaaattatttaggtCTTAAAGGCATTAAAATAGAAAGGGCACACAGAACTGGCCAAAAAAACTCAGTTAAACCaagaacaataataataaaacttctgGACTTTAAAGATAAAATCGATATTCTTAAAAAGACCACTAATCTTAAAggtaaaaatatctatataaatgaaGATTTTTGCGCTGAGACAGTGCAAATTAGGAAGAATCTACGAGAACAGATGAAAATCGAACGAGCGGCAGGAAAGTTTGCAACCATCTCGTATGATAAGCTGATCATACGCGATTGGGCTTCAaagaaaagtaataatttaatatcctag